The Lysobacter enzymogenes genome window below encodes:
- the rnt gene encoding ribonuclease T — protein MIDPGPTPNAAPAAPIPATLATRFRGYLPVVVDVETGGFDWNKHALLEIAVQPIELDADGLLVPGEIASAHVVPAAGTLIDPKSLEVTGIDIDHPFRDAKPERQALEAVFAPVREAVKRHGCQRAILVGHNAHFDLNFLNAAVARSGHKRNPFHPFSVFDTVTLAGVAYGQTVLARAVQAAGFVWNGEEAHSAVYDTERTAELFCKIVNAWPARGA, from the coding sequence ATGATCGACCCCGGCCCCACCCCCAACGCCGCCCCCGCCGCGCCCATCCCCGCCACCCTCGCCACCCGCTTCCGCGGCTACCTGCCGGTGGTCGTGGACGTGGAAACCGGCGGCTTCGACTGGAACAAGCACGCGCTGCTCGAAATCGCCGTGCAGCCGATCGAACTCGACGCCGACGGCCTGCTGGTGCCCGGCGAGATCGCCAGCGCGCACGTGGTGCCCGCCGCCGGCACCCTGATCGACCCCAAGTCGCTGGAAGTCACCGGCATCGACATCGACCACCCGTTCCGCGACGCCAAGCCCGAGCGGCAGGCGCTGGAAGCGGTGTTCGCGCCGGTGCGCGAAGCGGTCAAGCGCCACGGCTGCCAACGCGCGATCCTGGTCGGCCACAACGCCCACTTCGACCTCAACTTCCTCAACGCCGCGGTCGCCCGCAGCGGCCACAAGCGCAACCCGTTCCACCCTTTCAGCGTGTTCGACACCGTGACCCTGGCCGGCGTCGCCTACGGCCAGACCGTGCTGGCGCGCGCGGTGCAGGCCGCGGGTTTCGTCTGGAACGGCGAGGAAGCGCATTCGGCGGTGTACGACACCGAGCGCACGGCGGAGCTGTTCTGCAAGATCGTCAACGCCTGGCCGGCGCGCGGCGCTTGA
- a CDS encoding PD40 domain-containing protein, giving the protein MLRLLQRLRTPIPAESPARWLPTAMLAAACASACALAYTREPATAPAEAQRWAPAGIASNQYESSPTFSPDGRELYFMRSDRNFAHWRILQSRCTDAGWSPPQPPAFAAARPGLDADPFVSADGRRLYFVSARHDPKGEDLDIYYVERGADGGWGAPVRLPAPVNSPASELLPRTLPGGGLLFGSARAGGLGQGDVYRAEPQADGRWRVRNLGAPVSSAANEYEAEMSRDGRELIAVADRGVRSHLYRYRLERGRWRELGQIAARADVFQVGPLLSPRGDRLLFAQADGERSGEFFVIDLKPGADRSWPPACPTR; this is encoded by the coding sequence ATGCTTCGCCTGCTCCAACGCTTGCGCACGCCCATCCCGGCCGAATCACCCGCGCGTTGGCTGCCGACGGCGATGCTCGCGGCCGCGTGCGCCAGCGCCTGCGCGCTGGCATATACGCGCGAACCCGCCACTGCGCCGGCGGAGGCGCAGCGCTGGGCGCCGGCCGGCATCGCCAGCAATCAATACGAATCCTCGCCGACGTTCTCGCCCGACGGCCGCGAGCTCTACTTCATGCGCAGCGACCGCAACTTCGCCCACTGGCGGATCCTGCAGTCGCGCTGCACCGATGCCGGCTGGTCGCCGCCGCAGCCGCCCGCCTTCGCCGCCGCGCGGCCCGGACTCGATGCCGATCCGTTCGTAAGCGCCGACGGCCGGCGCCTGTATTTCGTCTCCGCGCGCCACGATCCCAAAGGCGAGGACCTCGACATCTACTACGTCGAGCGCGGCGCCGACGGCGGCTGGGGCGCGCCGGTGCGGCTGCCGGCGCCGGTCAATTCGCCGGCCTCGGAACTGCTGCCGCGCACGCTGCCGGGCGGCGGCCTGCTGTTCGGTTCGGCGCGCGCGGGCGGGCTCGGCCAGGGCGATGTGTATCGCGCCGAGCCGCAAGCCGACGGCCGTTGGCGGGTGCGCAACCTCGGCGCGCCGGTCAGCAGCGCGGCCAACGAATACGAAGCGGAAATGTCGCGCGACGGGCGCGAGCTGATCGCGGTCGCCGACCGCGGCGTGCGCTCGCATCTGTACCGCTATCGGCTGGAACGCGGCCGCTGGCGCGAGCTCGGCCAGATCGCCGCGCGCGCAGACGTGTTCCAGGTCGGCCCGCTGCTGTCGCCGCGCGGCGACCGGCTGCTGTTCGCGCAGGCCGACGGCGAGCGCTCCGGCGAGTTCTTCGTGATCGACCTCAAGCCCGGCGCAGACCGCAGCTGGCCGCCCGCTTGCCCGACCCGCTGA
- a CDS encoding CGNR zinc finger domain-containing protein — MRLEHHEFRDMDLVGGDPALDLVNTVTARDTQPRDWLDDYPALLRWARKASLLADQDAEALAAQAQAAPVKAAAALARCKQLREALCAALYALAAGAEPADAELETLDQARLAASRAARLVSRGGRLQTQWSVEGSGLDLVAHTVTAYAIELLRDARLDRLRVCDGRDCGWVFVDTSKSGRRRWCDMATCGNVAKAKRFSARHKH, encoded by the coding sequence ATGCGGCTGGAACACCACGAATTCCGCGATATGGACCTGGTCGGCGGCGATCCCGCGCTGGACCTGGTCAATACCGTGACCGCGCGCGACACCCAGCCGCGCGACTGGCTCGACGACTACCCCGCCCTGCTGCGCTGGGCGCGCAAGGCATCGCTGTTGGCCGACCAAGACGCCGAAGCGCTCGCGGCTCAGGCGCAGGCCGCGCCGGTCAAGGCCGCCGCGGCGTTGGCTCGCTGCAAGCAATTGCGCGAGGCCTTGTGCGCGGCGCTGTATGCGCTGGCCGCCGGCGCGGAGCCGGCGGACGCCGAGCTGGAGACGCTGGATCAGGCGCGTCTGGCCGCGTCGCGCGCGGCGCGGCTGGTGTCGCGCGGCGGACGCCTGCAAACGCAGTGGTCGGTCGAAGGCTCCGGGCTGGACCTGGTCGCGCACACGGTCACCGCCTACGCCATCGAGTTGCTCAGGGACGCGCGCCTCGACCGGCTGCGCGTGTGCGACGGCCGCGATTGCGGCTGGGTGTTCGTCGATACGTCCAAGAGCGGCCGGCGGCGCTGGTGCGACATGGCGACCTGCGGCAACGTCGCCAAGGCCAAGCGCTTCAGCGCGCGCCACAAGCATTGA
- a CDS encoding trypsin-like serine peptidase produces the protein MIRKNALCLALVAGLSAVCSVASAKSPVAEMDSAPVVGAPSAGAMGAAEFASSAKASVPRVVSLGQPTSLDASALKDRRVAQDKHGQPLEIGFARNIARSAVDLNTLAWQPLADGGRAARFEVSSSGAVALRAGLSLRGAGAKSATLHFAGSDGRVFAQSGADFAGNELGWSPVVEGDTLTVELVLPKGVSAKSLSLKLPQLSHLDISPAASERQIQAKIGESDSCERDIVCRTSPPSGFVSIAKSVARMTFTTSGGTYLCTGTLLNNNFSPKKRLFWTAAHCISTQTVANTLQTYWFYDATTCNGSVVNPAYTTLSGGAFLRHANTTRDTSLLELKTAPPAGAVYAGWSSAAIAATGTAIEGIHHPAGDVKKYSLGSVTGLSTSIDGKSPLYRVVWNTGVTEGGSSGSGLFTVTSSGGYQLRGGLYGGLSYCSAPRDPDYYSRFADIYSSVSQYFNP, from the coding sequence ATGATCCGCAAGAATGCGCTGTGCCTGGCGCTCGTCGCCGGGCTGTCCGCTGTTTGCTCTGTTGCTTCCGCCAAATCGCCGGTCGCCGAAATGGATTCGGCGCCGGTCGTCGGCGCGCCCTCGGCCGGCGCCATGGGCGCTGCCGAATTCGCGTCCAGCGCCAAGGCCAGCGTGCCGCGCGTGGTCAGCCTGGGCCAGCCGACCAGCCTGGACGCGTCCGCGCTGAAAGACCGCCGCGTCGCCCAGGACAAGCACGGCCAGCCGCTGGAAATTGGCTTCGCCCGCAACATCGCGCGCAGCGCGGTGGACCTGAACACCCTGGCATGGCAGCCGCTCGCCGACGGCGGCCGCGCCGCGCGCTTCGAAGTGTCCTCGTCCGGCGCGGTCGCGCTGCGCGCGGGCCTGTCGCTGCGCGGCGCCGGCGCCAAGTCGGCGACGCTGCACTTCGCCGGCAGCGACGGCCGCGTGTTCGCCCAGAGCGGCGCCGACTTCGCCGGCAACGAACTGGGCTGGTCGCCGGTGGTCGAAGGCGACACCCTGACCGTCGAACTGGTGCTGCCCAAGGGCGTCAGCGCCAAGTCGCTGTCGCTGAAGCTGCCGCAGCTTTCGCACCTGGACATCAGCCCGGCCGCGAGCGAGCGCCAGATCCAGGCCAAGATCGGCGAGAGCGATTCGTGCGAGCGCGACATCGTCTGCCGCACCAGCCCGCCGTCGGGCTTCGTCTCCATCGCCAAGTCGGTGGCGCGCATGACCTTCACGACCTCCGGCGGCACCTACCTGTGCACCGGCACCCTGCTCAACAACAACTTCTCGCCGAAGAAGCGGTTGTTCTGGACCGCCGCGCACTGCATCAGCACCCAGACCGTCGCCAACACCCTGCAGACCTACTGGTTCTACGACGCCACCACCTGCAACGGCAGCGTCGTCAATCCGGCCTACACCACGCTGAGCGGCGGCGCGTTCCTGCGCCACGCCAACACCACCCGCGACACTTCGCTGCTGGAACTCAAGACCGCGCCGCCGGCGGGCGCCGTGTACGCCGGCTGGTCGAGCGCGGCGATCGCCGCGACCGGCACCGCCATCGAAGGCATCCACCATCCGGCCGGCGACGTGAAGAAGTACTCGCTGGGTTCGGTGACCGGCCTGTCGACCTCGATCGACGGCAAGTCGCCGCTGTACCGCGTGGTCTGGAACACCGGCGTGACCGAAGGCGGCTCCTCGGGCTCGGGCCTGTTCACCGTGACCAGCAGCGGCGGCTACCAGCTGCGCGGCGGCCTGTACGGCGGGCTGTCGTACTGCAGCGCGCCGCGCGATCCGGATTACTACTCGCGCTTCGCCGATATCTATTCGAGCGTGTCGCAGTATTTCAATCCGTAA
- the rlmB gene encoding 23S rRNA (guanosine(2251)-2'-O)-methyltransferase RlmB, producing the protein MSQKQWIAGINAVSASIEHDAANVREVLIEAGAKNPRLTEIETAARRADIDVRRVASQALEGVVGNLRHQGVVARYAAAKTWSENELEGLIEAAEGRALVLILDGVQDPHNLGACLRSAAAAGATAVIIPKDKAVQVNATVRKTSAGAADSVPVIPVTNLARALRDLQKLGVWIYGLAGEAETSLYALDLRGNVALALGGEADGLRRLTRETCDQLVKIPMPGGDAAGGVESLNVSVAAGVTLFEAVRQRG; encoded by the coding sequence ATGAGCCAGAAACAATGGATCGCCGGCATCAACGCCGTCTCCGCCTCGATCGAGCACGACGCCGCCAACGTGCGCGAAGTGCTGATCGAAGCCGGCGCCAAGAACCCGCGCCTGACCGAGATCGAGACCGCCGCGCGCCGCGCCGACATCGACGTGCGCCGGGTCGCGAGCCAGGCGCTGGAAGGCGTGGTCGGCAACTTGCGCCACCAGGGCGTGGTCGCGCGCTACGCCGCGGCCAAGACCTGGAGCGAGAACGAACTCGAAGGCCTGATCGAGGCCGCCGAAGGCCGCGCCCTGGTGCTGATCCTCGACGGCGTGCAGGACCCGCACAACCTCGGCGCCTGCCTGCGCAGCGCGGCCGCGGCCGGCGCGACCGCGGTCATCATCCCCAAGGACAAGGCGGTGCAGGTCAACGCCACCGTGCGCAAGACCTCGGCCGGCGCCGCCGACAGCGTGCCGGTGATCCCGGTGACCAACCTGGCCCGCGCCCTGCGCGACCTGCAGAAGCTCGGCGTGTGGATCTACGGCCTGGCCGGCGAGGCCGAGACCTCGCTTTACGCGCTGGACCTGCGCGGCAACGTCGCGCTGGCGCTCGGCGGCGAAGCCGACGGCCTGCGCCGGCTGACCCGCGAGACCTGCGACCAACTGGTCAAGATTCCGATGCCCGGCGGCGATGCGGCCGGCGGCGTGGAAAGCCTGAACGTGTCGGTCGCGGCCGGCGTGACCTTGTTCGAAGCGGTGCGTCAGCGCGGCTGA
- a CDS encoding glycoside hydrolase family 19 protein — MFAFDDEQFLDGYRKRFGPLRDDLAQALRFLIGRIEQDASFSANPVHRYQIAYCLATFKWETAHTLRPIDEFGSDERFEKLYGPDTRIGKALGNTKRGDGARFHGRGYVQLTGRTNYDRAGKFLGVDLLNKPDDAKKPEIAYAIAMQGMKQGWFTGKKLDNYFKPGQLPNYEEARRIINGQDKAQTIADIARRFDELLVNALE, encoded by the coding sequence ATGTTCGCTTTCGACGACGAACAGTTTCTCGACGGCTACCGCAAACGCTTCGGCCCGCTGCGCGACGATCTCGCCCAGGCGCTGCGTTTTCTGATCGGCCGGATCGAGCAGGACGCCAGCTTCAGCGCCAATCCGGTGCACCGCTACCAGATCGCGTATTGCCTGGCGACGTTCAAGTGGGAAACCGCGCACACGCTGCGGCCGATCGACGAGTTCGGCAGCGACGAGCGCTTCGAAAAGCTGTACGGCCCCGACACCCGCATCGGCAAGGCGCTCGGCAACACCAAGCGCGGCGACGGCGCGCGCTTCCACGGCCGCGGCTATGTGCAGCTGACCGGGCGCACCAACTACGACCGCGCCGGCAAGTTCCTCGGCGTGGACCTGCTCAACAAGCCCGACGACGCGAAGAAACCCGAGATCGCCTACGCCATCGCCATGCAGGGCATGAAGCAGGGCTGGTTCACCGGCAAGAAGCTCGACAACTACTTCAAGCCGGGGCAGTTGCCGAACTACGAAGAAGCGCGGCGGATCATCAACGGCCAGGACAAGGCGCAGACCATCGCCGACATCGCCCGGCGCTTCGACGAGTTGCTGGTCAACGCGCTGGAGTGA
- a CDS encoding HvfA family oxazolone/thioamide-modified RiPP metallophore: protein MSKHINKPVALALGATLLGGLGLSASAFAMNDLSQGYLLGAQQAQTAEKAADAKAADAAKKAEGSCGADKKKAEGSCGGDKKKAEGKCGGDKKKHEGKCGADKKKAEGKCGGDKKKAEGKCGEGKCGGSV, encoded by the coding sequence ATGTCCAAGCACATCAACAAACCCGTCGCCCTCGCCCTCGGCGCCACCCTGCTCGGCGGCCTGGGCCTGTCGGCTTCCGCGTTCGCGATGAACGACCTGTCGCAGGGCTATCTGCTCGGCGCCCAGCAGGCGCAGACCGCCGAGAAGGCCGCCGACGCCAAGGCCGCCGATGCGGCCAAGAAGGCCGAAGGCAGCTGCGGCGCCGACAAGAAGAAGGCCGAAGGCAGCTGCGGCGGCGACAAGAAGAAGGCCGAAGGCAAGTGCGGCGGCGACAAGAAGAAGCACGAAGGCAAGTGCGGCGCCGACAAGAAGAAGGCCGAGGGCAAGTGCGGCGGCGACAAGAAGAAGGCCGAAGGCAAGTGCGGCGAAGGCAAGTGCGGCGGTTCGGTGTAA
- the rnr gene encoding ribonuclease R: MTKKTTKNNKTGNTGSSASTAAPAGKKGGRKAPAPRPAWLPDNLQHGPAKGPRGKAKPAPAGAAPRSGSPGAPGKPSAAAAAAVAAAYQDPHAEREAARYAQPIASRELILQTLSGADGPMRAEELGHRLELTDPDRADALGKRLAAMLRDGQLLLNRKGEFAPAAQMDLIPGVVIANPDGFGFLRPESGGGDDLFLPPFEMRKAMHGDRVLASVTGVDRRGRREGAIVEVLERRLNRLIGRFTLEQGISYVVPDDRRIQRNVQIPPDARMDAQNGQLVVCELVQAPDHHRPPIGRVLAVLGEKLTASLAVQAAIHGHEIPDVFPQEVLDEASAVPLTVPAAVAAQRVDLRAMPLVTIDGEDAKDFDDAVYCESNRKGFRLVVAIADVSHYVRPGTPLDDEAQKRATSVYFPGFVVPMLPETLSNGICSLNPKVDRLCFVCDMQIDHHGEVTGSKFYEAVMNSHARLTYTTVWNAVGDVPEEAKAEALAQIGSLLPNIQRLHQLFQVLVKARQQRGAIEFESSEVRFVIGKDGEVVQAGMLQRNDAHKLIEECMIAANVEAAKYLMEQQVPAPYRDHERPPEQKYADLQEFLKEFKLRMPAWNQVEPRDFTHLLKKIRDRPDAALLESVLLRSQSLAVYSPENTGHFGLALHAYAHFTSPIRRYPDLLVHRAIKHALSGAKPSAYLYSPRQMAALALQCSERERRADEAEREVDERYRAAWMEQHVGGQFDGVISGVTSFGLFIELDGSKVNGLVHVTQLPHDYYHFDPIRKTLSGERTGREYRLGDKVRIVVLKASVEDRKIDFKLVDEERGAKPLPPRGQPAKRTKQKY; this comes from the coding sequence ATGACCAAAAAAACGACTAAGAACAACAAGACCGGAAACACCGGCTCCTCCGCCTCCACCGCCGCCCCGGCCGGCAAGAAAGGCGGCCGCAAGGCCCCGGCGCCGCGCCCGGCCTGGCTGCCCGACAACCTCCAGCACGGCCCGGCCAAGGGCCCGCGCGGCAAGGCCAAGCCCGCGCCGGCCGGCGCTGCTCCCCGCTCCGGATCGCCCGGCGCCCCCGGCAAGCCGTCCGCGGCCGCCGCAGCGGCGGTTGCGGCGGCCTACCAGGACCCGCACGCCGAGCGCGAAGCCGCCCGCTACGCCCAGCCCATCGCCAGCCGCGAGCTGATCCTGCAGACCCTCAGCGGCGCCGACGGCCCGATGCGCGCCGAGGAACTCGGCCATCGCCTGGAACTGACCGACCCCGACCGCGCCGACGCGCTCGGCAAGCGCCTGGCGGCGATGCTGCGCGACGGCCAACTGCTGCTGAACCGCAAGGGCGAATTCGCCCCGGCCGCGCAGATGGACCTGATCCCGGGCGTGGTCATCGCCAATCCCGACGGCTTCGGCTTCCTGCGCCCGGAATCCGGCGGCGGCGACGACCTGTTCCTGCCGCCGTTCGAAATGCGCAAGGCCATGCACGGCGACCGCGTGCTCGCCAGCGTCACCGGCGTCGACCGCCGCGGCCGCCGCGAAGGCGCGATCGTGGAAGTGCTCGAACGCCGGCTCAACCGTTTGATCGGCCGCTTCACCCTCGAGCAGGGCATCAGCTACGTGGTGCCCGACGACCGCCGCATCCAGCGCAACGTGCAGATTCCGCCGGACGCGCGCATGGACGCGCAGAACGGCCAGTTGGTGGTCTGCGAGCTGGTGCAGGCGCCGGACCACCACCGCCCGCCGATCGGCCGGGTGCTGGCGGTGCTCGGCGAAAAGCTCACCGCGTCGCTGGCGGTGCAGGCCGCGATCCACGGCCACGAAATTCCCGATGTGTTCCCGCAAGAGGTGCTCGACGAAGCCTCGGCGGTGCCGCTGACGGTGCCCGCAGCGGTCGCCGCGCAGCGCGTCGACCTGCGCGCGATGCCGCTGGTGACCATCGACGGCGAAGACGCCAAGGACTTCGACGACGCGGTCTATTGCGAGAGCAACCGCAAAGGCTTCCGCCTCGTCGTCGCGATCGCCGACGTCTCGCATTACGTCCGTCCCGGCACGCCGCTGGACGACGAAGCGCAGAAGCGCGCGACCTCGGTCTACTTCCCCGGCTTCGTCGTGCCGATGCTGCCGGAGACGCTGTCCAACGGCATTTGTTCGCTGAACCCGAAGGTCGACCGCCTGTGTTTCGTCTGCGACATGCAGATCGATCACCACGGCGAGGTGACCGGTTCGAAGTTCTACGAAGCGGTGATGAATTCGCATGCGCGCCTGACCTACACCACGGTCTGGAACGCGGTCGGCGACGTGCCCGAAGAAGCCAAGGCCGAAGCGCTGGCGCAGATCGGTTCGCTGCTGCCGAACATCCAGCGCCTGCACCAGCTGTTCCAGGTGCTGGTCAAGGCGCGCCAGCAGCGCGGCGCGATCGAGTTCGAATCCAGCGAGGTGCGTTTCGTCATCGGCAAGGACGGCGAGGTCGTGCAGGCCGGCATGCTCCAGCGCAACGACGCGCACAAGCTGATCGAGGAATGCATGATCGCGGCGAACGTCGAGGCCGCGAAGTACCTCATGGAGCAGCAGGTTCCGGCGCCGTACCGCGACCACGAGCGGCCGCCGGAGCAGAAGTACGCCGACCTGCAGGAGTTCCTCAAGGAATTCAAGCTGCGCATGCCGGCCTGGAACCAGGTCGAGCCGCGCGACTTCACCCACCTGCTGAAGAAGATCCGCGACCGGCCCGACGCGGCTTTGCTGGAATCGGTGCTGCTGCGCAGCCAGAGCCTGGCGGTGTATTCGCCGGAGAACACCGGCCACTTCGGCCTGGCGCTGCACGCCTACGCCCACTTCACTTCGCCGATCCGGCGCTATCCCGACCTGCTGGTGCACCGCGCGATCAAGCACGCGCTCAGCGGCGCCAAACCGTCGGCGTACCTGTACTCGCCGAGGCAGATGGCGGCGCTGGCGCTGCAATGCTCCGAACGCGAGCGCCGCGCCGACGAGGCCGAGCGCGAGGTCGACGAGCGCTACCGTGCGGCATGGATGGAACAGCACGTCGGCGGCCAGTTCGACGGCGTCATCAGCGGCGTCACCAGCTTCGGCCTGTTCATCGAACTCGACGGTTCCAAGGTCAACGGACTGGTCCACGTGACCCAGCTGCCGCACGACTATTACCACTTCGACCCGATCCGCAAGACCTTGTCGGGCGAACGCACCGGCCGCGAATACCGGCTCGGCGACAAGGTGCGCATCGTCGTGCTCAAGGCCAGCGTCGAGGACCGCAAGATCGACTTCAAGCTGGTCGACGAGGAGCGCGGCGCCAAGCCGCTGCCGCCGCGCGGCCAACCGGCCAAGCGGACCAAACAAAAGTACTGA
- the sugE gene encoding quaternary ammonium compound efflux SMR transporter SugE: MPWVLLVFAGLFEIGWAIGLKYTEGFTRLWPSVGTVVSMVISVGLLGLAMKSLPVGTAYAIWVGIGAVGTVILGMVLFNEPATALRIASIVLIVAGLVGLKLA, translated from the coding sequence ATGCCTTGGGTTCTTCTCGTCTTCGCCGGCCTGTTCGAAATCGGCTGGGCCATCGGCCTCAAATACACTGAAGGCTTCACCCGCCTGTGGCCGTCGGTCGGCACCGTCGTGTCGATGGTCATCAGCGTCGGCCTGCTCGGTCTGGCGATGAAGTCGCTGCCGGTCGGCACGGCTTACGCGATCTGGGTCGGCATCGGCGCGGTCGGCACCGTCATCCTCGGCATGGTCTTGTTCAACGAACCGGCCACTGCGCTGCGCATCGCCAGCATCGTGCTGATCGTCGCCGGACTGGTCGGCCTCAAACTGGCCTGA
- a CDS encoding HvfB family MNIO-type RiPP peptide maturase: MNGTHSLTPDAVGLGLRRALLGPLQSAPHAPGAARDFDFLELAPENWIGVGGAYGEQLRELSARYPLVCHGLSLSLGGTAPLDETFLARVRRFLDEHEVACYSEHLSYCSDDGHLYDLLPIPFTEEAVHHVAARIRRAQDIVGRRIAVENASYYAAPHQEMSEIEFTRAVLAEADCDLLLDVNNVYVNSINHRYDALEFIRAMPHERIAYLHVAGHYDEADDLKVDTHGAPVKREVWDLLGDAYRLFGPRPTLLERDFNFPPYAELVEELGLVRRILRESAAPAAREPSRQARA, from the coding sequence ATGAACGGCACGCATTCGCTGACTCCGGATGCCGTCGGTCTCGGCCTGCGGCGGGCCCTGCTGGGCCCGCTGCAGTCCGCGCCGCACGCGCCGGGCGCCGCGCGCGATTTCGATTTCCTCGAACTCGCGCCGGAGAACTGGATCGGCGTCGGCGGCGCCTACGGCGAGCAGTTGCGCGAGCTGTCCGCGCGCTATCCGCTGGTCTGCCACGGCCTGTCGCTGTCGCTCGGCGGCACCGCGCCGCTGGACGAGACCTTCCTCGCCCGCGTGCGCCGTTTCCTCGACGAACACGAGGTGGCCTGCTACAGCGAACACCTGAGCTATTGCAGCGACGACGGCCATCTCTACGACCTGCTGCCGATTCCGTTCACCGAGGAAGCCGTGCACCACGTCGCCGCGCGCATCCGCCGCGCCCAGGACATCGTCGGCCGCCGCATCGCGGTGGAAAACGCGTCCTACTACGCCGCGCCGCACCAGGAAATGAGCGAGATCGAGTTCACCCGCGCGGTGCTGGCCGAAGCCGACTGCGACCTGCTGCTGGACGTCAACAACGTCTACGTCAATTCGATCAACCACCGCTACGACGCGCTGGAATTCATCCGCGCGATGCCGCACGAGCGCATCGCCTATCTGCACGTCGCCGGCCATTACGACGAAGCCGACGACCTCAAGGTCGACACCCACGGCGCGCCGGTCAAGCGCGAGGTCTGGGACCTGCTCGGCGACGCCTACCGCCTGTTCGGGCCGCGCCCGACCCTGCTGGAACGCGACTTCAACTTTCCGCCGTACGCAGAACTGGTCGAAGAACTCGGCCTGGTGCGGCGGATCCTGCGCGAATCGGCGGCGCCGGCCGCGCGCGAGCCCTCGCGCCAGGCGCGCGCCTGA
- a CDS encoding HvfC family RiPP maturation protein has protein sequence MSDAVSRLRAQQFELTQHLRDPAASPAPAGIEDRRLGVYRDLLFNNILSLLSGNFPVIERVLGEERWPRLVRDFFRDHRSHTPLFPEIAREFQRYLQGLDALDPPFLLELAHYEWVELALQFSEAAAPRDDGSLADADLLDRPPQLSPLAWPLAYAWPVHRIGPEFQPTQPPAAPTLLLLRREADGEVLFSELSPLAFRLLQRLEEAPQLSGREQLRALAAEAGSDDAAAFVDMGAGLLRQMRANGVVYF, from the coding sequence ATGAGCGACGCCGTCTCGCGCCTGCGCGCGCAACAGTTCGAACTGACCCAGCACTTGCGCGATCCAGCCGCGAGCCCGGCCCCGGCCGGCATCGAAGACCGCCGCCTCGGCGTCTACCGCGACCTGCTGTTCAACAACATCCTGAGCCTGTTGTCGGGCAACTTCCCGGTGATCGAACGCGTCCTCGGCGAAGAACGCTGGCCGCGGTTGGTGCGCGATTTCTTTCGCGACCACCGCAGCCACACGCCGCTGTTCCCCGAGATCGCGCGCGAGTTCCAGCGCTACCTGCAAGGCCTGGACGCGCTCGATCCGCCGTTCCTGCTGGAGCTGGCGCACTACGAATGGGTCGAGCTGGCCCTGCAGTTCAGCGAGGCGGCCGCGCCGCGCGACGACGGCAGCCTCGCCGACGCCGACCTGCTCGATCGCCCGCCGCAGCTGTCGCCGCTGGCCTGGCCGCTGGCCTACGCCTGGCCGGTGCACCGGATCGGCCCCGAGTTCCAGCCGACGCAGCCGCCCGCGGCGCCGACCCTGCTGCTGTTGCGGCGCGAAGCCGACGGCGAGGTGCTTTTCTCCGAACTGAGCCCGTTGGCGTTCCGCCTGCTGCAACGGCTGGAGGAAGCGCCGCAGCTCAGCGGCCGCGAGCAGTTGCGCGCGCTGGCGGCCGAAGCCGGCAGCGACGACGCGGCCGCGTTCGTGGACATGGGCGCCGGCCTGCTGCGGCAGATGCGCGCGAACGGCGTCGTCTACTTCTGA
- a CDS encoding GNAT family N-acetyltransferase, which translates to MPIRERQAADHPQLLELWERSVRATHDFLSEADIAELRPQVRDIYFDAVDIWIYEDAEGLAGFIGLADAQVEMLFLEPARRGQGIGTRLLDHARGLRGALTVDVNEHNPQAHGFYRRYGFLDTGRSPLDGQGRPFPLIHMALPRDASG; encoded by the coding sequence ATGCCGATCCGCGAACGCCAAGCCGCCGACCATCCGCAGCTGCTCGAACTGTGGGAGCGCTCGGTGCGCGCCACCCACGACTTCCTCAGCGAAGCCGACATCGCCGAGCTGCGCCCGCAAGTGCGCGACATTTACTTCGATGCGGTCGACATCTGGATCTACGAAGACGCCGAAGGCCTGGCCGGTTTCATCGGCCTGGCCGACGCGCAGGTGGAAATGCTGTTTCTGGAGCCCGCGCGCCGCGGCCAGGGCATCGGCACGCGCCTGCTCGACCACGCGCGCGGCCTGCGCGGCGCGCTGACGGTCGACGTCAACGAGCACAACCCGCAGGCGCACGGCTTCTACCGGCGCTACGGCTTCCTCGACACCGGCCGCTCGCCGCTGGACGGGCAGGGCCGTCCGTTTCCGCTGATCCACATGGCGCTGCCGCGCGACGCGTCCGGCTGA